One genomic window of Elaeis guineensis isolate ETL-2024a chromosome 2, EG11, whole genome shotgun sequence includes the following:
- the LOC105046729 gene encoding indole-3-pyruvate monooxygenase YUCCA1 isoform X1, whose product MGYSAEGDPELRRTWVSGPIVVGAGPSGVAVAACLADAGVSATVLEKSDSVASLWQHRTYDCLKLHLPKKFCELPLMGFPNEFPKYPSKEQFVAYMEAYAAFFAIHPRFGTEVLNAEFDSAVGGWRVRTRGEELVSRWLVVATGENVEPVMPETSTAVFDGRVIHTRDYKSGADFEGQKVLVVGCGNSGMEISLDLCRHNATPYMVVRNTVHVLPREMFGLSTFGVAMFLQRWLPLRVVDRFLLAVARQTLGDTDRLGLPRPKTGPIELKNVTGKTPVLDVGALAEIKSGNIKVMQGVKEITRTGAKFVDGREEQFDSIILATGYKSNVSSWLKGGGCLFTKEGMAKAPFPDGWKGENGLYCVGFTKRGLLGTSSDALSIARDISLQWKEIRRSHNLYRNSPL is encoded by the exons ATGGGTTACTCGGCGGAGGGGGACCCGGAGCTTAGGCGCACCTGGGTCTCTGGCCCCATCGTCGTCGGCGCCGGTCCGTCCGGCGTCGCCGTCGCCGCCTGCCTCGCCGACGCCGGAGTTTCCGCCACCGTGCTGGAGAAGTCCGACTCCGTGGCTTCCCTTTGGCAGCACCGCACCTACGACTGCCTCAAGCTCCACCTCCCCAAAAAGTTCTGCGAGCTTCCCCTGATGGGCTTCCCCAACGAGTTCCCCAAGTACCCCTCTAAGGAGCAGTTCGTGGCCTACATGGAGGCATACGCCGCCTTTTTCGCGATCCATCCCCGGTTTGGGACGGAGGTTTTGAACGCGGAGTTTGACTCGGCGGTCGGGGGGTGGCGAGTCCGGACGCGGGGGGAGGAGCTGGTGAGCCGGTGGCTGGTGGTGGCGACGGGGGAGAACGTGGAGCCGGTGATGCCGGAGACTTCGACGGCTGTGTTCGACGGGCGCGTGATCCACACGCGCGACTACAAGTCAGGGGCCGACTTCGAGGGGCAGAAGGTCTTGGTGGTGGGTTGTGGGAATTCTGGAATGGAAATAAGCTTGGATCTCTGCAGACACAATGCCACGCCTTATATGGTGGTCAGGAACACT gtGCATGTGTTACCGAGGGAGATGTTCGGATTGTCAACGTTTGGGGTGGCCATGTTTCTCCAGAGATGGCTTCCGCTGAGGGTAGTGGACAGGTTCCTCCTGGCGGTGGCCCGCCAGACCCTGGGAGACACTGACCGGCTCGGCCTCCCAAGGCCCAAGACCGGCCCCATCGAGCTGAAGAACGTGACGGGAAAGACCCCGGTCCTGGACGTGGGCGCGCTTGCTGAGATCAAATCTGGCAACATTAAG GTGATGCAAGGGGTGAAAGAGATAACGAGGACGGGAGCAAAATTCGTGGATGGGAGGGAGGAGCAGTTCGACTCTATAATTCTGGCAACGGGTTACAAGAGCAACGTTTCTTCGTGGCTCAAG GGTGGTGGATGCCTCTTTACTAAAGAGGGGATGGCCAAAGCCCCATTCCCCGATGGGTGGAAGGGCGAGAATGGCCTCTACTGTGTGGGATTCACGAAGCGAGGCCTCCTCGGCACCTCCTCGGACGCACTTAGCATAGCCAGGGATATCTCGCTCCAGTGGAAGGAGATCCGCAGGTCCCACAATCTCTACCGGAACTCTCCATTGTAG
- the LOC105046729 gene encoding indole-3-pyruvate monooxygenase YUCCA1 isoform X2, whose amino-acid sequence MGYSAEGDPELRRTWVSGPIVVGAGPSGVAVAACLADAGVSATVLEKSDSVASLWQHRTYDCLKLHLPKKFCELPLMGFPNEFPKYPSKEQFVAYMEAYAAFFAIHPRFGTEVLNAEFDSAVGGWRVRTRGEELVSRWLVVATGENVEPVMPETSTAVFDGRVIHTRDYKSGADFEGQKVLVVGCGNSGMEISLDLCRHNATPYMVVRNTVHVLPREMFGLSTFGVAMFLQRWLPLRVVDRFLLAVARQTLGDTDRLGLPRPKTGPIELKNVTGKTPVLDVGALAEIKSGNIKGGGCLFTKEGMAKAPFPDGWKGENGLYCVGFTKRGLLGTSSDALSIARDISLQWKEIRRSHNLYRNSPL is encoded by the exons ATGGGTTACTCGGCGGAGGGGGACCCGGAGCTTAGGCGCACCTGGGTCTCTGGCCCCATCGTCGTCGGCGCCGGTCCGTCCGGCGTCGCCGTCGCCGCCTGCCTCGCCGACGCCGGAGTTTCCGCCACCGTGCTGGAGAAGTCCGACTCCGTGGCTTCCCTTTGGCAGCACCGCACCTACGACTGCCTCAAGCTCCACCTCCCCAAAAAGTTCTGCGAGCTTCCCCTGATGGGCTTCCCCAACGAGTTCCCCAAGTACCCCTCTAAGGAGCAGTTCGTGGCCTACATGGAGGCATACGCCGCCTTTTTCGCGATCCATCCCCGGTTTGGGACGGAGGTTTTGAACGCGGAGTTTGACTCGGCGGTCGGGGGGTGGCGAGTCCGGACGCGGGGGGAGGAGCTGGTGAGCCGGTGGCTGGTGGTGGCGACGGGGGAGAACGTGGAGCCGGTGATGCCGGAGACTTCGACGGCTGTGTTCGACGGGCGCGTGATCCACACGCGCGACTACAAGTCAGGGGCCGACTTCGAGGGGCAGAAGGTCTTGGTGGTGGGTTGTGGGAATTCTGGAATGGAAATAAGCTTGGATCTCTGCAGACACAATGCCACGCCTTATATGGTGGTCAGGAACACT gtGCATGTGTTACCGAGGGAGATGTTCGGATTGTCAACGTTTGGGGTGGCCATGTTTCTCCAGAGATGGCTTCCGCTGAGGGTAGTGGACAGGTTCCTCCTGGCGGTGGCCCGCCAGACCCTGGGAGACACTGACCGGCTCGGCCTCCCAAGGCCCAAGACCGGCCCCATCGAGCTGAAGAACGTGACGGGAAAGACCCCGGTCCTGGACGTGGGCGCGCTTGCTGAGATCAAATCTGGCAACATTAAG GGTGGTGGATGCCTCTTTACTAAAGAGGGGATGGCCAAAGCCCCATTCCCCGATGGGTGGAAGGGCGAGAATGGCCTCTACTGTGTGGGATTCACGAAGCGAGGCCTCCTCGGCACCTCCTCGGACGCACTTAGCATAGCCAGGGATATCTCGCTCCAGTGGAAGGAGATCCGCAGGTCCCACAATCTCTACCGGAACTCTCCATTGTAG